A window of Deinococcus radiotolerans contains these coding sequences:
- a CDS encoding HD domain-containing protein — MSDFPLTGRFLHALERAHHWHAGQYRKVPKDETATVPYLSHLLGVASIALEFGASEDEAIAALLHDALEDGPENIQTDVARRGETREELRRVIRQEFGEQVEKLVSGATEETALVEGKKAPWSERKIAYLRRLIDTEHVEGAASLLVSASDKLHNARAILADVLAFGDSPESRVAFFERFSAGQEGTLQYYRLLVSAYRHAPGAQGRPRLQALFAELDRTVTALEQACGAHEEKVIAAAPLKEFNQNHLTPTKFN; from the coding sequence ATGAGCGACTTCCCCCTGACCGGCCGTTTCCTGCACGCCCTGGAGCGGGCGCACCACTGGCATGCCGGGCAGTACCGCAAGGTACCGAAAGACGAGACGGCCACCGTGCCGTACCTCTCCCACCTGCTGGGCGTCGCGTCCATCGCCCTGGAATTTGGTGCGTCTGAGGATGAGGCCATCGCTGCGCTGTTACATGACGCGCTGGAGGACGGCCCGGAGAACATCCAGACCGACGTGGCAAGGCGCGGGGAGACCAGAGAGGAATTACGCCGCGTGATCCGGCAGGAGTTCGGTGAACAGGTCGAGAAATTGGTGTCCGGCGCGACCGAGGAAACGGCACTGGTCGAAGGGAAGAAGGCGCCTTGGTCAGAACGCAAGATTGCGTATCTCCGCAGGTTGATTGACACCGAGCATGTCGAGGGTGCGGCGTCGCTGCTGGTGAGTGCGTCGGACAAGCTACACAATGCCCGCGCGATCCTCGCGGACGTCCTGGCGTTTGGGGACAGTCCAGAGAGCCGCGTGGCATTCTTTGAACGCTTCAGTGCAGGGCAGGAGGGAACTTTGCAGTACTACCGCCTGCTCGTTAGCGCGTATCGCCACGCACCCGGCGCACAGGGGCGACCGCGTCTTCAGGCACTCTTCGCAGAACTTGACCGAACCGTCACAGCGCTTGAGCAAGCTTGCGGCGCCCACGAAGAGAAAGTGATTGCCGCCGCACCACTGAAGGAATTTAACCAGAATCACTTGACCCCGACAAAATTCAACTGA
- a CDS encoding helix-turn-helix domain-containing protein yields the protein MPRRKQDSSPKIAPLVYTVQEVMTSLNLSRNSVIKLLTTGELASQKFGRKWLVPREAVQSFLHRQAGGQDE from the coding sequence ATGCCCAGAAGAAAACAGGACTCGAGTCCTAAAATTGCCCCGCTCGTGTACACCGTGCAGGAGGTCATGACCTCGCTGAATCTATCCAGAAACAGCGTGATCAAGCTCCTGACAACCGGAGAGCTGGCGTCACAGAAGTTTGGCCGTAAGTGGCTGGTTCCCAGAGAGGCAGTGCAGAGCTTCCTTCACCGGCAGGCGGGGGGGCAGGATGAGTAG
- a CDS encoding eCIS core domain-containing protein, with product MSERVHLLQRKASRVRAAQEALHRPAQESSGQALSVQRLLSTPTRAQGQAVQPVLRAATLQRQEEARLSSARDVVQRQVAALSEAPGVQREVMAPVPARPVTPSDWVTVMRARAETVAGQRLDTRTFGEFQTLQRQVAQSLGQGFRMDRGEPAARYATYGEHLATLQRHALSAPVSRVVLGMVSPAERMPLQRATDEALQRQMAQEQAALNFDALTSLQRQLAELDAEATQPVLQRIQARRGAGNPLPEGIQRHLEQGLNHDLSRVRIHDDTEADRLAQGVNAVAFTTGTDIFFRAGRFNPNTQTGLELLAHEVTHTVQQSQGRVGRGIDPDAGLESEARNMGARLSRTLPRSSGSAPARLQTSLSRTTPNVVQRKAAAPATASKWRQSGKLRGHPPVRDEANPPNPNVVEDEQKYRVLLAGARQLLTGQRQRAATMLKPDRTGVRDYRYWFARVYSHVTENEILFAEQKTYDYPSYVMQCVLYFDKLYADNLTAIKNKVEPHWKASFDTALRMQGANQVTQLPNSVFSLVSAMLAHIRFDLPRAESWVAQSYQKAYGAQPSDFRADFFRMGGVFDNASRSMFADMKKLLPDKVGGAAKAIDAMSYLNWTSGAMRHLLGADMSAERLETWRRMEMMVAQGKVPPNPYTLRDGRLVGNVAGNVPGQNIAPLSQIQPARMRPSMEGINATWGNRIVRGAEGAIGSQLDTFESQVAQWQKTFNNPAAAAKTSVYDRAEILLTLIKNPAMRIQPMPVPVIGAIPVASGKDDVLIVSILRASFAKGDLHLLVNMVDAQTLISTLEDKNQRLRAETMLINGNYYETLGVMNATNQIEKWYEAGDNDLNRRSAQRIYASLPDSVKEQVSTLLKRKNVPAAMYR from the coding sequence ATGTCCGAACGCGTTCATCTGCTTCAGCGGAAGGCCAGCCGGGTGCGCGCGGCCCAGGAGGCGTTGCACCGCCCAGCTCAGGAGTCCTCCGGGCAGGCGTTGTCGGTGCAGCGCCTCTTGAGCACGCCCACGCGTGCCCAGGGGCAGGCGGTTCAGCCGGTGCTGCGCGCGGCGACGTTGCAGCGGCAGGAGGAGGCCCGCCTCTCCAGTGCCCGCGACGTGGTGCAGCGGCAGGTGGCCGCCCTGAGTGAGGCGCCGGGCGTTCAGCGGGAAGTTATGGCTCCGGTTCCCGCGCGGCCCGTCACGCCGTCCGACTGGGTGACCGTCATGCGCGCCCGCGCCGAGACCGTGGCAGGTCAGCGGCTGGATACCCGCACCTTCGGGGAGTTCCAGACCCTGCAACGCCAGGTCGCCCAGTCCCTGGGGCAGGGGTTCCGCATGGATCGGGGCGAACCAGCGGCCCGGTACGCCACGTACGGGGAGCACCTCGCCACGCTGCAACGCCACGCGCTGAGCGCCCCGGTGTCTCGCGTGGTGCTCGGCATGGTCTCTCCCGCCGAGCGCATGCCCCTCCAACGGGCAACAGACGAAGCGTTGCAACGTCAGATGGCGCAGGAGCAGGCAGCCCTGAACTTCGATGCGTTGACCTCGCTACAACGCCAGCTGGCCGAGCTGGACGCCGAAGCGACCCAGCCCGTGTTGCAGCGCATCCAGGCCCGGAGGGGCGCAGGGAATCCCCTCCCGGAGGGGATCCAGCGGCACCTGGAGCAGGGACTGAATCACGACCTGAGCCGCGTGCGGATTCACGACGACACCGAGGCGGACCGGCTGGCCCAGGGCGTGAATGCGGTGGCGTTCACGACAGGGACGGACATCTTTTTCCGGGCAGGGCGATTCAACCCAAACACGCAGACTGGACTGGAGTTGCTGGCGCATGAGGTGACGCACACGGTCCAGCAGAGCCAGGGCCGTGTCGGGCGGGGCATCGACCCCGACGCCGGACTGGAAAGCGAAGCCAGGAACATGGGTGCCCGACTCAGCCGCACCCTGCCCAGGTCCTCAGGCTCAGCACCCGCACGGCTCCAGACTTCTCTCAGCAGGACAACACCCAACGTCGTGCAACGAAAGGCTGCGGCGCCTGCCACTGCCAGCAAATGGCGGCAGAGTGGCAAGCTGCGCGGCCATCCTCCCGTTCGCGACGAGGCCAATCCCCCAAACCCCAACGTGGTGGAGGACGAGCAGAAGTACCGCGTGTTACTTGCAGGTGCCCGCCAATTGCTGACCGGACAACGGCAACGGGCCGCTACCATGCTCAAGCCAGATAGAACCGGAGTGCGGGATTATCGGTACTGGTTTGCGCGCGTGTATAGTCACGTCACGGAGAACGAAATTCTGTTCGCTGAGCAGAAAACGTATGACTACCCGTCGTACGTCATGCAGTGCGTGCTGTACTTCGACAAGCTCTACGCCGACAATCTGACGGCGATCAAGAACAAGGTTGAGCCTCACTGGAAAGCGTCCTTCGATACCGCACTGCGGATGCAGGGCGCAAACCAGGTGACCCAACTGCCCAATTCTGTCTTTTCTCTGGTGTCAGCCATGCTCGCCCACATCCGGTTCGATCTTCCGCGCGCGGAGTCATGGGTCGCCCAGAGCTACCAGAAGGCGTATGGCGCCCAACCATCCGACTTCCGCGCAGATTTTTTCCGCATGGGCGGTGTATTCGACAATGCCTCTCGAAGCATGTTTGCAGACATGAAAAAGCTCCTCCCAGACAAAGTGGGCGGCGCAGCGAAGGCCATAGACGCGATGTCCTATCTCAACTGGACTTCAGGGGCCATGCGGCACCTGCTGGGCGCGGACATGTCGGCAGAGCGACTGGAGACTTGGCGACGCATGGAAATGATGGTCGCTCAGGGGAAGGTGCCGCCAAACCCGTACACACTGCGGGATGGTCGATTGGTCGGCAACGTGGCAGGGAATGTCCCTGGGCAGAACATCGCGCCCCTGAGCCAGATTCAGCCGGCGAGGATGCGACCCAGCATGGAGGGCATCAACGCCACCTGGGGGAACCGTATTGTGCGCGGCGCAGAGGGGGCCATTGGCAGTCAACTGGACACTTTTGAAAGTCAGGTCGCCCAGTGGCAGAAGACGTTCAACAATCCAGCGGCTGCCGCTAAAACTTCCGTATACGACCGGGCCGAGATTCTCCTGACACTGATCAAGAATCCAGCAATGCGGATACAGCCCATGCCAGTGCCAGTCATAGGTGCCATCCCTGTGGCTTCCGGGAAAGACGACGTTCTCATCGTCAGCATTCTCAGGGCCTCTTTCGCAAAAGGCGATCTGCACCTGTTGGTCAATATGGTGGATGCACAGACACTCATCAGCACTTTGGAAGACAAAAATCAGCGTTTACGCGCAGAGACCATGCTGATTAACGGCAATTATTACGAGACTCTCGGGGTTATGAACGCCACCAACCAGATTGAGAAGTGGTACGAGGCCGGGGACAATGACCTCAACCGCAGAAGCGCTCAGAGAATTTACGCCTCGCTGCCCGACTCGGTGAAGGAGCAGGTTTCCACCCTTCTCAAACGCAAGAACGTGCCGGCGGCGATGTATCGATGA